A single region of the Mus caroli chromosome 16, CAROLI_EIJ_v1.1, whole genome shotgun sequence genome encodes:
- the Ahsg gene encoding alpha-2-HS-glycoprotein: MKSLVLLLCFAQLWGCQSAPQGTGLGFRELACDDPEAEQVALFAVDYLNNHLLQGFKQVLNQIDKVKVWSRRPFGEMYEMEVDTLETTCHALDPTPLANCSVRQLTEHAVEGDCDFHILKQDGQFRVMHTQCHSTPDSAEDVRKLCPQCPLLTRFNDTNVVHTVNTALAAFNTQNNGTYFKLVEISRAQNVPLPVSTLVEFVIAATDCTAKEVTDPAKCNLLPEKQRGFCKASLMHNLGGEEVSVACKLFQTQPQPANANAVGPVPTANAALPADPPASVVVGPVAVPLGLSDHRTYHDLRHAFSPVASVESASGEALHPPRVGQPGAAGPAPPMCPGRIRHFKI; encoded by the exons ATGAAGTCCCTGGTCTTGCTCCTTTGTTTTGCTCAGCTCTGGGGCTGCCAATCAGCTCCACAAGGTACAGGGCTGGGTTTTAGAGAACTGGCTTGTGATGACCCAGAAGCAGAGCAAGTAGCTTTGTTCGCCGTGGACTACCTCAATAATCACCTTCTTCAGGGATTCAAACAGGTCTTGAATCAGATCGACAAAGTCAAGGTGTGGTCTCGG CGGCCCTTCGGAGAGATGTATGAGATGGAAGTTGACACACTGGAGACCACTTGCCATGCTTTGGACCCCACCCCGCTGGCAAACTGTTCTGTGAGGCAGCTGACTGAGCAC gcgGTGGAGGGAGACTGTGACTTTCACATCCTGAAACAAGACGGCCAGTTCAGGGTGATGCACACCCAGTGTCATTCCACCCCAG ACTCTGCAGAGGACGTGCGTAAGTTGTGCCCACAGTGCCCACTCCTGACTCGGTTCAACGATACCAACGTGGTCCACACCGTCAACACTGCCCTGGCTGCCTTCAACACACAGAATAATGGAACCTATTTTAAACTGGTGGAAATTTCCCGGGCTCAAAATGTG CCTCTCCCAGTGTCTACTCTGGTGGAGTTTGTGATAGCTGCCACTGACTGTACTGCAAAGGAAGTCACAGATCCAGCCAAATGCAACCTGCTGCCAGAGAAG CAACGTGGCTTCTGCAAGGCAAGTCTCATGCATAATCTTGGTGGGGAAGAAGTTTCAGTGGCCTGCAAGTTATTTCAAACACAG CCCCAGCCAGCCAATGCCAACGCAGTAGGACCCGTACCCACAGCGAATGCAGCCCTACCAGCTGACCCACCTGCATCTGTGGTGGTGGGACCTGTGGCAGTTCCACTAGGACTTTCAGACCACCGAACTTACCACGACCTACGCCACGCCTTCTCTCCTGTGGCCTCGGTGGAGTCGGCCTCGGGAGAAGCTCTTCATCCTCCTAGGGTGGGCCAGCCTGGTGCTGCTGGTCCAGCGCCCCCCATGTGCCCAGGGAGGATCAGACACTTCAAGATCTAG